From the Bacillus tuaregi genome, one window contains:
- a CDS encoding tyrosine-type recombinase/integrase: MEIISVTFSQALEGFKNYLIEQNRSANTIKSYEQDLRFFENWLSSITSNPITVEAITKTDIKDFEREIKVNSSLSATTVNRRLVAIKKWSNYLFESNFSPVNLGEEISIKKVQKQNTIRWLTRQEVGRLLHAVEITKHQNFQKGLLHETLIILLVNLGLRIEEACSLTKSSISFRNNIANVTGKGKHRVVPFTDKTKSHIQYWLDKREKDSDYILISSKSSQLSTRAAQHILKKYSNQLGIEITPHSLRHTFCKQLANSGVGLQSIAELAGHSSMDTTRIYVTPSIKELQNALKKTEF, translated from the coding sequence TTGGAAATCATTTCAGTTACTTTTTCTCAAGCGCTCGAAGGATTTAAAAACTATTTGATCGAGCAGAATAGAAGTGCAAATACCATTAAAAGTTATGAACAAGATTTACGTTTCTTTGAGAATTGGTTGTCTAGCATAACCTCTAATCCAATTACTGTTGAGGCTATCACGAAAACTGACATTAAAGATTTTGAGCGTGAAATTAAAGTCAATTCATCTTTATCTGCTACAACTGTTAATCGGCGATTAGTAGCAATAAAGAAGTGGTCTAATTATTTATTTGAATCTAATTTCTCACCGGTTAACTTAGGTGAAGAGATTTCAATTAAAAAGGTTCAAAAACAGAATACCATTCGTTGGTTAACAAGACAAGAAGTAGGCAGGTTATTACATGCTGTGGAAATAACAAAACACCAAAATTTTCAAAAAGGTCTATTGCATGAAACGCTTATCATTCTTCTAGTAAATTTAGGCTTAAGAATTGAGGAGGCATGTTCTCTAACAAAATCTTCAATTTCTTTTCGTAATAATATAGCAAATGTAACTGGTAAAGGTAAGCACAGAGTTGTACCTTTTACGGATAAAACAAAATCACATATTCAATATTGGCTAGATAAAAGGGAAAAAGATTCTGATTATATACTGATTAGTAGCAAAAGCAGTCAATTAAGTACCAGAGCAGCACAGCATATTCTGAAAAAGTATAGCAATCAACTTGGAATAGAGATTACTCCCCATTCTCTTAGACACACTTTTTGTAAACAACTTGCAAATAGTGGCGTAGGACTCCAAAGTATTGCAGAATTGGCAGGACACTCATCAATGGACACTACCCGTATTTATGTTACACCATCAATAAAAGAACTTCAGAATGCTTTGAAGAAAACAGAGTTTTAA
- a CDS encoding helix-turn-helix domain-containing protein codes for MNDINQVVEKMKQLFITVRYKYIKLNEDGSYHTFNIYNNDKHVSLNDGFLKSHILQKSTYGIFCRKIHTKFITFDVDVPFIPEAKKVVLALYESLNTLGIPTDKIFTSWSGTKGYHVDVYFSEEIPYNSMKVLFNAAVSITYNLLDGKINGKIELRPTPTKGLKLPLSINHKNRDKSSNVCWYVDVQNNFTTFQSFDYFLSIEPMNAEIVMDLISDLQEDDEEVPNIESESKELDNTALGNLDLSEDTLDSLADLYKNGLRKPGTRNAVTCKMAVYLNTLKESKSECEQKLRQWMERQDRAFFKTPLEECFKEIARIVNLVYKKNVVFSKGLTKIIVSRSEMLTLYQYPKKFHKTLFALFIHSKRFADRNNEFFMTYEQIALGAKCSVKTAINHIKILEQENIIRIARSPKYLRGNKPESHPNFYELNLNWLNADKEVSISVRADNVKSYHEKKIKLILEIFPNNEWWNISELLNTALEKQSKE; via the coding sequence ATGAACGATATAAATCAAGTTGTTGAAAAAATGAAGCAGTTGTTTATAACGGTTAGATACAAATATATCAAACTTAATGAAGATGGTAGTTACCATACATTCAATATTTATAATAATGACAAACATGTAAGTCTTAATGATGGGTTTTTGAAATCCCATATACTGCAGAAAAGTACTTACGGCATTTTTTGCAGGAAAATACATACAAAATTTATCACCTTTGATGTGGATGTTCCATTTATACCGGAGGCAAAAAAAGTAGTATTGGCTCTCTATGAGTCATTAAACACTCTCGGAATCCCTACGGATAAAATTTTCACCAGTTGGAGCGGTACAAAGGGATATCACGTTGACGTTTATTTTTCAGAGGAAATCCCTTACAACTCAATGAAGGTACTTTTTAACGCAGCAGTTTCAATTACATATAACTTACTAGATGGAAAAATAAATGGAAAAATCGAACTTCGACCAACACCCACTAAGGGGCTGAAACTTCCCCTCAGTATCAATCACAAAAATCGAGATAAAAGTAGTAATGTCTGCTGGTATGTTGACGTGCAAAATAATTTTACTACTTTTCAATCCTTTGATTATTTTTTAAGTATTGAACCCATGAACGCTGAAATTGTGATGGATTTAATATCGGATTTACAGGAAGATGACGAGGAAGTACCAAATATAGAAAGTGAAAGTAAAGAATTAGATAATACTGCTCTGGGGAACTTGGATCTTTCAGAAGATACACTGGATTCCTTAGCAGATTTATACAAAAATGGATTAAGGAAGCCGGGCACTAGAAATGCTGTTACTTGTAAAATGGCCGTTTATTTAAACACTTTAAAGGAAAGCAAATCTGAATGTGAACAAAAACTAAGGCAATGGATGGAGCGCCAAGATAGAGCATTTTTCAAGACCCCACTTGAAGAATGTTTTAAAGAAATAGCGAGAATCGTTAATTTAGTTTATAAAAAAAATGTTGTGTTTTCCAAAGGCTTAACAAAAATTATTGTATCCAGAAGTGAAATGTTAACACTGTATCAGTACCCAAAAAAATTTCATAAAACACTTTTTGCTTTATTTATTCACTCAAAACGATTTGCAGATAGAAATAATGAGTTTTTTATGACTTATGAACAAATTGCATTGGGTGCTAAATGCTCTGTCAAAACAGCCATAAACCATATTAAGATACTTGAGCAAGAGAACATTATTAGAATTGCAAGATCACCCAAATATTTAAGAGGAAACAAGCCGGAAAGCCATCCAAATTTTTATGAACTTAACCTAAATTGGCTCAATGCAGACAAGGAAGTTTCTATTAGTGTGAGAGCGGATAATGTAAAATCCTATCATGAAAAAAAGATTAAACTCATTCTGGAGATATTCCCCAATAATGAATGGTGGAATATTAGTGAGTTACTAAATACAGCACTAGAAAAACAATCTAAAGAATAA
- a CDS encoding AlwI family type II restriction endonuclease, with translation MPGTWSISTTLRNPERIVDFLKVLSRFEGRPFNDKTQGLFFKELIKTKLYTPTGISDYYKQKFEDPEEFTNKELEDILSQVHYENKSFNNDQEMAYAMRGRTAVSNITKMGLAIAKESMGAVRITDLGKKLINEEVDLVNVFFRYFLKWQLPNPTDKGYKDFDIVPFIAVMHVISKVNKEWKNLGHKPVGVSKEEFSLFLTTLIDYKDIKDRVSKIIEFRKEKRSLDKNAAQRYVERRFVETAIEVFKLKPSEKKKVETKVNNLYDYGDSAIRYFRQTKLFYYRGNGRYVDLAPTRRVEIKRLLENFDGRAISFKNAEAYLTYMSDIDKPALPWENLSDLKSVYENLLEQARSLQTDINNQYRDQALHQFTLTKVELSSINDYNKEIAKLREIIKTLNNDLSILRERSLENIDLYIKKLTELATRKRSISGQDPLNLEYYTTLSLMALDDAKEITPNYSVGDDNLPLFTAAGNNPDIECKYSSFNMICEVTLLRGRDQWFNEGQPIMRHLREFEDKDLNKSLDNYCLFIAPNIHRDTLNTFWMSVKLGYEGRVQKIIPLTINQYINVLKKVKELNEKGVRVNHKDLQSLLANIFNKNIDAGNDSTAWLASVDEVIEQWSTSLSA, from the coding sequence ATGCCGGGTACATGGAGTATAAGTACAACTTTGAGAAATCCCGAACGGATAGTTGATTTTTTAAAGGTGCTTTCTAGGTTTGAAGGAAGACCTTTTAATGATAAAACACAAGGCTTATTTTTTAAAGAATTAATTAAAACAAAATTGTACACACCTACAGGAATTTCAGATTATTACAAGCAAAAGTTTGAAGATCCTGAAGAGTTTACTAATAAAGAATTAGAAGATATCTTAAGTCAAGTTCACTATGAGAACAAGAGTTTCAATAATGATCAAGAAATGGCATATGCCATGAGAGGAAGAACAGCAGTAAGTAATATTACTAAGATGGGATTGGCAATTGCTAAGGAATCAATGGGTGCGGTTAGAATAACCGATTTAGGAAAAAAATTAATCAATGAAGAAGTAGACTTAGTTAATGTTTTCTTTAGATACTTTTTAAAATGGCAATTACCAAATCCGACTGACAAGGGATACAAGGACTTTGATATCGTACCCTTTATTGCAGTTATGCATGTTATTAGTAAGGTAAATAAAGAATGGAAAAACTTAGGGCATAAACCTGTTGGAGTATCAAAAGAAGAGTTTTCCTTATTTTTAACAACCTTGATTGATTATAAAGATATCAAAGATCGTGTGTCAAAAATTATTGAATTTAGGAAAGAAAAGAGATCATTAGATAAAAATGCAGCACAACGTTATGTTGAAAGAAGATTTGTTGAAACTGCAATAGAGGTCTTTAAATTAAAACCTAGTGAGAAGAAAAAAGTAGAAACTAAAGTTAATAACCTCTATGATTATGGAGACTCTGCAATAAGATACTTTAGACAAACAAAGTTATTTTACTACAGAGGAAATGGTAGATATGTCGATTTAGCCCCTACTAGAAGAGTAGAGATTAAAAGGCTATTAGAAAACTTTGATGGGCGAGCAATAAGTTTTAAAAATGCTGAGGCTTATTTAACTTATATGTCTGATATCGATAAACCTGCTCTACCATGGGAGAACCTAAGTGATTTAAAATCTGTTTATGAAAACTTATTAGAACAAGCGAGGTCTTTACAAACTGATATAAACAACCAATATCGAGATCAGGCTCTCCACCAATTCACTTTGACCAAAGTTGAACTTTCGAGTATAAATGATTATAACAAAGAAATAGCAAAATTAAGAGAAATAATAAAAACATTAAATAATGATTTATCAATACTACGAGAGAGAAGTTTAGAAAATATAGATTTATATATTAAAAAGTTAACAGAGTTAGCCACAAGAAAAAGAAGCATAAGTGGCCAAGATCCATTAAACCTAGAGTATTATACTACGTTATCTTTAATGGCTTTAGATGATGCAAAGGAAATTACACCTAATTACTCAGTCGGGGATGATAACTTACCATTATTTACTGCTGCGGGTAATAATCCAGATATTGAGTGTAAGTATTCTTCTTTTAACATGATTTGTGAGGTAACTCTTCTTAGAGGCCGTGATCAGTGGTTTAATGAAGGACAACCTATAATGAGACATTTAAGGGAATTTGAAGATAAAGACTTAAACAAGTCTCTAGATAATTATTGTTTATTCATTGCTCCTAACATTCATCGTGACACGTTAAATACTTTTTGGATGAGTGTTAAATTAGGCTATGAAGGAAGAGTACAAAAAATTATCCCTCTCACAATAAATCAGTATATAAATGTTTTGAAAAAGGTAAAAGAACTAAATGAGAAAGGTGTTAGAGTAAATCATAAAGATTTACAGAGTCTCCTTGCAAACATATTTAATAAAAACATTGATGCAGGAAATGACTCAACTGCTTGGTTAGCAAGTGTCGATGAAGTAATTGAGCAATGGAGTACTTCTTTATCAGCGTAA
- a CDS encoding Dam family site-specific DNA-(adenine-N6)-methyltransferase, which translates to MLQTDTKYLKSCLNYTGGKHKLLKQIVPLFPEEINNFVDLFCGGANVAINVSAKGNMLGIDKQREVLRLFNTLKNTSKEDVFNIISNIILKYELTDTQKNGYSHYGCESGNGLAFYNKERFLKLREDYNCRTSDNTYYDLLFYLLTVYGFNNQIRFNKKGHYNIPVGKRDFNDKIQSNLNKFIEVIKDKDIDFVCDDFRQVEIELLRGDFLYADPPYLISTATYNEQNGWTETEEYDLLNLLDKLDSQGVKFALSNVLEHKGKENTILINWAKNYEINYLDYNYNNSNYQIKEKTTKTSEVLITNYKK; encoded by the coding sequence TTGTTACAAACAGATACGAAGTATCTCAAATCATGTTTAAATTATACAGGTGGAAAGCATAAATTATTAAAGCAAATTGTTCCTTTGTTCCCCGAAGAAATAAATAATTTTGTTGATTTATTTTGCGGCGGGGCAAATGTTGCTATCAATGTTAGTGCAAAAGGGAATATGCTTGGCATAGACAAGCAGAGAGAGGTCTTACGACTTTTTAATACTTTAAAGAACACAAGTAAAGAAGATGTGTTTAATATTATTTCTAATATAATATTAAAGTATGAGTTAACTGATACCCAGAAGAATGGATATTCTCATTATGGTTGTGAGTCTGGAAATGGACTTGCTTTTTATAACAAAGAGCGTTTTTTAAAGTTAAGAGAGGATTACAATTGTCGGACAAGTGACAACACTTACTATGATCTTCTATTTTATCTGTTAACTGTTTATGGTTTTAATAATCAGATAAGATTTAATAAAAAAGGTCATTACAATATTCCTGTTGGTAAAAGAGATTTTAATGACAAAATTCAGTCAAACTTAAATAAGTTTATTGAGGTAATAAAGGATAAGGATATAGATTTTGTATGCGACGACTTCCGTCAAGTGGAGATAGAACTTTTAAGAGGGGATTTTCTCTATGCAGATCCTCCTTATTTAATTTCAACTGCAACATATAATGAACAAAATGGGTGGACTGAAACTGAAGAATATGACCTGTTAAATCTATTAGATAAGTTAGATTCACAAGGTGTTAAATTTGCATTATCAAATGTACTTGAACATAAGGGCAAAGAGAATACAATTCTAATAAATTGGGCTAAAAATTATGAAATTAACTATCTAGACTATAATTACAATAATTCTAACTATCAAATTAAAGAAAAGACAACAAAGACCTCTGAAGTACTAATCACTAATTATAAGAAATAA